The Glycine soja cultivar W05 chromosome 6, ASM419377v2, whole genome shotgun sequence genome has a window encoding:
- the LOC114415789 gene encoding U-box domain-containing protein 25-like, whose product MNEAQIEITIPHLFRCPISLDLFEDPVTLCTGQTYDRSSIEKWFSAGNLTCPVTMQKLHDPSIVPNHTLRHLINQWLQLGPQFGNSASIDYLAALKHTLESPQLENKLQALEKIRVLSDEYCSFRKSCFHQLNFLPLLLELVFGTQLSKSHNMEFTELALSCILKLLPLVSLEPLNMIKDESKLATFLLLFEKGTSSVKTSLCHLIDSTASPQTEEVCHMLGHSHKLVHEIVVLVRQNCEVSKVVAIKAMLALCSLQSNRENLVREGAIDGAITYISGCETRQKNAAPLAMAIIKKLLVLDSAKEALVNHPNGVETLVKMVFRVCNQECSESAVGILAIVCCDFGRAREEAIGAGVLTQLLFLLQSQCGTKTKTKARMLLKLLRSKWIEEPKQV is encoded by the coding sequence ATGAACGAAGCCCAAATTGAAATTACCATTCCTCACTTGTTCAGATGCCCCATCAGCTTGGACTTGTTCGAAGATCCAGTGACTTTGTGCACAGGCCAAACCTATGACAGATCAAGCATAGAGAAATGGTTTTCCGCCGGAAATCTCACATGCCCTGTCACAATGCAGAAGCTTCATGATCCATCCATTGTTCCCAACCACACTCTTCGCCACTTGATCAACCAGTGGCTCCAATTGGGTCCACAATTTGGTAACTCTGCCTCTATTGATTATTTAGCTGCATTAAAACACACCCTTGAGTCACCCCAATTAGAAAACAAGCTCCAAGCACTTGAGAAAATTAGAGTCCTCTCTGATGAGTATTGCTCCTTCAGAAAATCTTGCTTCCACCAACTAAACTTCTTGCCACTACTTTTGGAACTAGTTTTTGGTACTCAGCTATCAAAAAGTCACAACATGGAGTTCACCGAGCTAGCACTTTCTTGCATTCTAAAGTTGTTGCCTCTTGTGAGTTTGGAGCCTCTAAATATGATCAAAGATGAATCTAAGTTAGCAACTTTTTTGCTACTATTTGAAAAAGGAACTAGCTCGGTTAAGACTAGTCTTTGCCATCTCATAGATTCAACAGCATCTCCACAAACAGAAGAGGTATGTCACATGCTTGGACACTCTCACAAACTAGTGCATGAGATTGTTGTACTTGTTCGCCAAAACTGTGAGGTTTCCAAGGTTGTTGCAATTAAGGCCATGTTAGCATTATGTTCCTTGCAATCTAACAGAGAGAATTTGGTGAGGGAAGGAGCAATTGATGGGGCCATAACATACATTTCAGGTTGTGAAACAAGGCAGAAGAACGCGGCTCCATTGGCGATGGCGATAATAAAGAAGCTTTTGGTGCTGGATAGTGCTAAAGAGGCTTTGGTGAATCATCCTAATGGGGTTGAGACTCTGGTGAAGATGGTTTTCAGGGTGTGTAATCAAGAGTGTAGTGAGAGTGCTGTTGGGATACTTGCAATTGTTTGTTGTGACTTTGGGCGTGCAAGAGAGGAAGCAATTGGAGCTGGAGTTTTGACTCAGTTGCTGTTTCTTCTGCAGAGTCAGTGTGGCACCAAAACTAAAACAAAGGCAAGAATGCTGCTCAAGTTGCTAAGATCCAAGTGGATTGAGGAACCAAAACAGGTGTAG
- the LOC114414019 gene encoding ras-related protein RABC1-like → MESSPTQEFEYLFKLLMIGDSGVGKSSLLLCFTSDSFEDLSPTIGVDFKVKYLTMEGKKLKLAIWDTAGQERFRTLTSSYYRGAQGIIMAYDVTRRETFTNLSEIWAKEIDLYSTNPECVKMLVGNKVDKESDRVVTKKEGIDFARECGCLFTECSAKTRANVQQCFEELVLKILDTPSLLAEGSKGNKKNIFKDKPSQSDATSSCC, encoded by the exons ATGGAATCGAGTCCAACACAGGAATTCGAATATTTGTTTAAGTTGTTGATGATTGGGGACTCAGGTGTTGGCAAGAGTAGTCTCCTCCTCTGTTTCACCTCCGATTCCTTTGAAGATCTTTCTCCCACAATTG GTGTTGATTTTAAAGTCAAGTATTTGACGATGGAAGGGAAAAAGCTGAAGCTTGCCATTTGGGATACAG CTGGTCAAGAGAGGTTCAGAACATTGACGAGTTCTTACTACCGAGGTGCACAAGGGATTATCATGG CTTATGATGTAACTCGGCGGGAAACGTTTACGAATCTCTCTGAAATATGGGCAAAGGAAATAGACCTTTATTCAACAAATCCGGAATGCGTCAAGATGCTGGTTGGAAACAAAGTAGATAAG GAGAGTGATAGAGTTGTGACAAAGAAAGAGGGAATAGACTTTGCCAGGGAATGCGGATGCCTATTTACCGAATGCAGTGCTAAAACTCGAGCTAACGTACAACAATGCTTTGAAGAGCTTGTTCTGAAG ATTCTGGATACACCTAGCCTCTTAGCCGAGGGCTCCAAGGGCaataaaaagaacatttttAAGGACAAGCCATCCCAGTCTGATGCCACAAGTAGTTGTTGCTGA